A genomic region of Acidimicrobiales bacterium contains the following coding sequences:
- a CDS encoding amidohydrolase family protein: MATPASELGYRVFDADNHYYEALDAFTRHLDPALGTRVVQWAEIGGRRYHVIGGRVNRAVTNPTFDPVSPAGALSEYFRGNPRGRSPADLLGRPEPIRPEYRDRDARLQVMDTQGIDRIWLFPTLGMIYEEPLKHDPEAVVLMFRAFNRWLEEDWGFAHQGRIFAAPYITLADPDAAVQELEWALDRGARTIVMRTAAAFTRTGPFSPADEIFDPFWARVNEAGITVVVHAGDSGLSANGYAPDGFSAAFGSGSRGMRLNIRLFSIERAAHDFLATLILERLFERFPNVRVASVENGSEFLSYLFRKLRHSADKTPGYFRQDPVETFRRHVWINPFWEDDVEEVVDLMGADRVIFGSDWPHIEALPDPLDYLTELRKFDTGTVQRIMRDNASELNERRSAG; encoded by the coding sequence ATGGCCACGCCCGCCTCGGAGCTCGGCTACCGGGTGTTCGACGCCGACAACCACTACTACGAGGCGCTCGACGCCTTCACCCGGCACCTCGACCCCGCCCTCGGGACGCGGGTCGTCCAGTGGGCCGAGATCGGCGGCCGCCGCTACCACGTGATCGGCGGACGGGTGAACCGGGCGGTCACCAACCCCACCTTCGACCCGGTCTCCCCCGCCGGCGCCCTCTCCGAGTACTTCCGGGGCAACCCCCGAGGCCGGTCCCCGGCCGACCTGCTCGGTCGCCCCGAGCCCATCCGGCCCGAATACCGCGACCGGGACGCGCGCCTCCAGGTCATGGACACCCAGGGGATCGACCGGATCTGGCTGTTCCCGACCCTCGGGATGATCTACGAGGAGCCGCTCAAGCACGACCCCGAGGCCGTGGTGCTGATGTTCCGGGCCTTCAACCGGTGGCTGGAGGAGGACTGGGGCTTTGCCCATCAGGGGCGGATCTTCGCCGCTCCGTACATCACCCTCGCCGACCCCGACGCCGCCGTCCAGGAGCTGGAGTGGGCACTGGACCGGGGGGCGCGCACGATCGTGATGCGCACGGCCGCCGCCTTCACCCGGACGGGCCCCTTCTCGCCCGCCGACGAGATCTTTGATCCGTTCTGGGCCCGGGTGAACGAGGCGGGGATCACCGTCGTGGTCCATGCCGGCGACAGCGGCCTGTCCGCCAACGGATACGCGCCCGACGGGTTCTCGGCCGCCTTCGGGTCCGGATCCCGGGGGATGAGGCTCAACATCAGGCTGTTCTCGATCGAGCGGGCCGCCCACGACTTCCTCGCCACCCTGATCCTGGAGCGCCTCTTCGAGCGCTTCCCGAACGTTCGGGTGGCGTCGGTCGAGAACGGCTCCGAGTTCCTCTCCTACCTGTTCCGCAAGCTGCGGCATTCGGCCGACAAGACGCCCGGTTACTTCCGGCAGGATCCGGTGGAGACGTTCCGCCGTCACGTGTGGATCAACCCGTTCTGGGAGGACGACGTCGAGGAGGTCGTCGACCTCATGGGTGCGGACCGGGTGATCTTCGGGTCGGACTGGCCCCACATCGAGGCGCTCCCCGATCCGCTCGACTACCTCACCGAGCTCCGCAAGTTCGACACCGGGACCGTCCAGCGGATCATGCGCGACAACGCGTCCGAGCTGAACGAGCGCCGGTCCGCCGGCTGA